Genomic DNA from Bernardetia sp.:
CATATTTGTAGAATGGATTATCATAATTTCTTTGGGAGTTGCAGCGCAACGAAATGTAAAGGATATTTTTTTGCTATACAACAAAAAGAGATTTTTGTCGTACACCCCCAATTTCTTACTGCTTCAAAACCATCCCACTTTCAACTGACCTAAAGTCATTGCAATGATTTTTAAAAATATCATTTGATTCTATCAAAAAAATAATTTCTACCTAGTTTTTATTTGCTTAGAAAGAAGGCTGACAAAATTAATTCATAATTTTTTAAAAAAATATCGATTTTTTTCCAACATTATTCGTCGTGCATACGTTTATTTTACTAAATTTGTCAGAATGGTATGCAAGCATACAAAAAAATATTTCCAATAATAACTAACTATTTGAAATACAGTTAGTTGTGGTAAGAAAATCAAATCAAAACATCTAAATAAAAAATATATGTCAAACGTAGCAGAACAAGAAGCGTTGAAAGAAGCCCTAAGAGGAGGCGAATTTTTAATTAAAGAATCTTCAGCAGATGATATTTTTATCCCTGAAGAATTTTCTGAAGAGCAGCAGATGATGGCAAAAGCCACTGATGACTTTGTAAATATGGAAATTACTCCTATTGCAGAGAAAATTGATAAAATGCAAGACCCAGAGCTTATGCCTTCACTTCTTACTAAGGCTGGCGAACTTGGTCTTTTGGGGATTGGTGTACCAGAAGATTTAGACGGACTTGGAATGAGCTTCAACACAACTATGCTTATTGCAGATGTTGTAGGTTCAGCAGGCTCTTTCTCAACAGCTTACGGAGCGCACACAGGAATCGGAACACTTCCAATTTTGTATTATGGCAACGAAGAGCAAAAGAAAAAATATATTCCTAAACTAGCTACTGGTGAGTGGAAAGCGTGTTACTGTTTGACAGAGCCAGATGCAGGCTCGGATGCAAACTCTGGAAAAACTAAGGCAGTTTTGTCAGAAGATGGAAAATATTATTCTATCACTGGACAGAAAATGTGGATAACAAACGGTGGTTTTGCTGATGTATTTATTGTATTTGCTCGTATTGAAGACGATAAAAACCTTACAGCATTCATCGTAGAGCGTAATTATAACGGAATTACAATGAACGAAGAAGAGCAAAAACTAGGCATCAAAGGTTCTTCTACTCGTCAGATATTCTTCAACGATACAAAAGTTCCTGTTGAGAATATGCTTTCAGAGCGTGGTAATGGTTTCAAAATCGCTGTAAATATTCTTAACATCGGTCGTATCAAATTGGGTGCTGGCGTATTGAATGGTTGTCGCCAAGTGATTCGTTATTCTGTTCGTTATGGAAATGAGCGTAAGCAGTTTAATACTCCAATTTCTTCTTTTGGAGCAATCAAGTATAAATTAGCTGAAATGACTGCTCGTAACTATGCGACAGAATCGTTGTGTTATGCAGCAGGTCAAGATATTGACGACCGTATTACATATTTGCGTAAGTCAGGTATGGATGCAGCAGAATCTAAGCTCAAAGGTGTAGAAGAATTTGCCATTGAGTGTGCGATTGCTAAAGTACACGGTTCTGAAACATTAGATTACTGTGTAGATGAAGGCGTACAGATTTATGGTGGTATGGGATTCTCTGAAGATGCTCCTATGGCTCGTGCGTATCGTGATGCACGTATTGCACGTATTTATGAAGGTACGAACGAAATTAACCGTATGCTTTTGGTAGGAATGATTTTACGTCGTGCTATGAAAGGCGATTTGGATGTTCTTTCACATGCAAAAGCAGTAGGAAAAGAACTTCTTCAAATGCCTGCACCAGCAAATATTGACCGTACACAACCATTTGCAGCAGAAAAAGAACTTATTTCTCGTATGAAGAAAGCTGTTTTGATGGTAGCAGGAAAAGCTGCTCAAACATTTGGTCCAAAACTTAATGATGAGCAAATTCTTTTGATGGCTGTTGCTGATATGATTATTGAAGTATATGCAGCAGAAACGTCTATTATGCGTGCTGAAAAATTAGTTCGTCAGCATGGAGAAAGTGTAGATGGAATCAAAGCTAAATTGGCGAAACTTTATCTTCAATTAGCTGTAAACAAGTTAGAGCAAAAAGGACGTGAAGCGATTTCTTGTTTCTCTAAAGGCGATGAGATGCGTGTTCTTTTGATGGGCTTGAAGCGTTTTACTAAGCACGAGCCAATCAATCAGCGTGAACTTCGCCACGAAATTGCAGACCACATGATTGAGAAAAATGATTATGCGTATAAACTTTGGGCGTAATTTAATTACGAATTATCAATTATAAATTACGAATTGATAGTTCATATACAATACAAAAGCCTTACAGATTTTCCTTTTTGGAATTTTTGTAAGGCTTTTTTATACAATTAATCAAAACAATATAATTCAAAATGTAATTCTTTGATAACTGAATTACGCCTCTTTAATAAACCTAACAAGTTGTCTTGCTTGGTTGAGAAATTGAGCATCTTCTGAAAGAGAGGCTATTTTATTTTCAGTTTGTTTGACAAGTGCTTGATGATTAGTGTTCATCTGAACATTCAAAGTTTCAAAATTCTGACGAATTTGTCGCATCGATTCTCTAAGTTCTTGTATTTCATTATCTTTTTTACTTATCCAAGAAGTTGGATTTTCGTGGTTTAGTTTTTCAGCAATCATATCTACCTTATATTTCAAATCTTCCAAATCCATCGTAACTTTATTGATGTCTTCTCTAGGATATTTTATACGTTGGCTCATGTTTGAAAGGCGATACGAAATGTATTCATACATTCTTACTGAAGGGCGAAGAGCTGTGAGGGCAAGTGCAAAAGCTGCTCCCACATAACCTACTACACTAACACCTGTTTTGGCTAAAAAGTACAAGCCAATAGCTGACAAAATATGTAGAAAAATAGCAACAAAAAGATACGTTTTGGATATTTTATTAGCGTACTCAACATCAATATTTTCGACACTAATTCCTGTATTTTGAGATTCTTTTACATCTGATAAAATTTCTTTTGCCTTAAAGTGCATATTCCAAGGAACTGTGGTGATGAGCAGTAGCCACCAAAAACAACCTACTCCGATTGCCCAATCCATAAAATCACCTGTTGGAATATTAAGCCATTTCAAAACAGCAAAAACAATCAAAACTAAAAAGGTAATGCCCACTAAAGATGCGCTAATGTCTGAGGATGATTTTTTCATAAAAATTAGTGATAAATGGTTAGTGATAAATTATTTGTAAGTAGTGAACAAGTAAATCATATTTTCATTCATTTACCACTTACAATTAGCTTCGCTGAATAAATATTTTACAATTAACTTTCGTAATCTTTCAAAACTCTTTCGGTCTTAGCATTTTTGATGCGATTAATAACTTTGTCGCTTTCGTGGTCGTCTCTGATGGTTTTGGCAAGTGTGAAGGCTGAACCTACTGTAAAGACCATTCCCATAAGCAAAAAGCCTTTTATCCACCAATCCGCTGGAAGATAGGCTATTCCTGCGCCTGTTCCTACGAAAGCAAATAAAAATGAAATCCACGTTTGGATTCTCCAAGCTGCTGTATTTTTTTGATGTAATTCTGTGTTGTCCATAATAAAAGTTTATTTTTGTGTAGCACACACTTTATTGAGTAAATGATAAAATGAAGTATAATAGTTTTATTATGCTTAACGAGTAATTAAGTAGTCTGTTGAACTATAAAATTAAAAAACTGACTTTTGATAATGGATATAAATTGTTATTAAAATAAAATTATTCAGATTTTAAATGTAAAAACCGATGTTATGAAATTGATTTTTTTTCTAAAAATAATACTGCTGACTTTTTTGTCTATGAGCTTTATGTTCATATTTGGAGTAGCTAAGGCACAACAAACAGAACAGCAAAATAGTCAAAATCAAGCCTTGCCACCCAAAAAAACAGCTATTTCATTTACTCCAAATTATATTTTTCGCTCTACTTTACAAGTTGGAGTGCAGCGTTTTAATAAATATCAAGACCGAAGTTTTAATTTGTATGGTGCAATTACAGGATTAAATAATGATTTTTTGGAGGAAACAGGATATGCAGCAGAGGCACAATATCGATTTTATGTCAAGCGTTTTAAAGTGCGTACAAATCTGAATGAAAAGTCATATCAACAAGGAATTTATGTGGGAGTTTGGGCAAGAGGAGAGCAGTTTGAGCAAAAATATGACTACGAAAATATTTCTTATTTCGACCATGCAGGAAGAGAACGCTTTGTCAGCTATACAGGCACACAAGATATAGAGGCATTGAGTGGAGGTATTCAGTTTGGTTTTCAGCAGACATTTGCAAAATATTTCTTCTTTGACTTGTACGTCGGTGGAGGATACAGAGGCACAAATATAGAAACACAAACAGAATTTCAGAATACAGAACAAGCACAACATCAAGAAATTATGCGTTGGCATAACGGAATTTTTGATAGAGGTTATAAAGGAGTTTTACCAAGAGCTGGTTTTGCATTGGGAGTAGTTTTTTAAATGATTTTCTCAAACAGTTTTTCGATGCTTTTGGTTTGTGTAAAAACATATCCTCAATGACGGTTACTAAACCCAAATCCTATGAAAAATACGCTCATTTGGCTTCGCAACGATTTACGTCTCAATGATAATCCTGCTTTAAAGAAAGCATTTCAGACTGGAAATAACGTTTTTGTTGTCTATATTTTTGACGACCATTATTTTCAAAAAACTGAACTCAATTTACCCAAAACAGGCATTTTTAGAGCCAATTTTTTATTAGAGTCTATACAAGACCTCAAAAAAAGACTACAAGAATATAATTCTGACCTTTTTATTTACAAAGGAAAAACAGAGGAAATTTTACCCAAACTGGCAAAAAAACTGGAAGTAGAAACCGTCTTTAGCTCAAAGGAAATAACTTTTGAAGAAATAAATTTGAAAAACAAAGTTAAAGGTGTTTTAGAAAAAGTAGATGTAAAGCTAGATGTAACGTTTCAACAAACTCTTTTTGAGGAAGAAGAATTGCCATTTACTCTTAGCGATTTGCCAAACGTGTTTACAAATTTTAGAAAGAAAGTAGAGAAAGAATTGGCAGTTTCAAAACTGATTCCTATTCCAAAAGAATTAGAGAAATTAAAGGAAACGGAAGAAAATGACTTTTTAAATCAATTAGAAACAACTGAAGTTCCTACTCTCAAAGATT
This window encodes:
- a CDS encoding acyl-CoA dehydrogenase family protein, encoding MSNVAEQEALKEALRGGEFLIKESSADDIFIPEEFSEEQQMMAKATDDFVNMEITPIAEKIDKMQDPELMPSLLTKAGELGLLGIGVPEDLDGLGMSFNTTMLIADVVGSAGSFSTAYGAHTGIGTLPILYYGNEEQKKKYIPKLATGEWKACYCLTEPDAGSDANSGKTKAVLSEDGKYYSITGQKMWITNGGFADVFIVFARIEDDKNLTAFIVERNYNGITMNEEEQKLGIKGSSTRQIFFNDTKVPVENMLSERGNGFKIAVNILNIGRIKLGAGVLNGCRQVIRYSVRYGNERKQFNTPISSFGAIKYKLAEMTARNYATESLCYAAGQDIDDRITYLRKSGMDAAESKLKGVEEFAIECAIAKVHGSETLDYCVDEGVQIYGGMGFSEDAPMARAYRDARIARIYEGTNEINRMLLVGMILRRAMKGDLDVLSHAKAVGKELLQMPAPANIDRTQPFAAEKELISRMKKAVLMVAGKAAQTFGPKLNDEQILLMAVADMIIEVYAAETSIMRAEKLVRQHGESVDGIKAKLAKLYLQLAVNKLEQKGREAISCFSKGDEMRVLLMGLKRFTKHEPINQRELRHEIADHMIEKNDYAYKLWA
- a CDS encoding YiaA/YiaB family inner membrane protein encodes the protein MDNTELHQKNTAAWRIQTWISFLFAFVGTGAGIAYLPADWWIKGFLLMGMVFTVGSAFTLAKTIRDDHESDKVINRIKNAKTERVLKDYES